The Sandaracinaceae bacterium genome has a window encoding:
- a CDS encoding TlpA disulfide reductase family protein: MAALVAVLLVAASAFALRAGERAPEIGLNDLNGNRITLASLRGKVVLVDFWASWCEPCAEEMPVLERLYTQYRSQGFEIVGVSQDRTEGNVRGFLREHRVSFPIVHDGAHAVAGRYRPPRMPSSFIIDRSGVVRHVHEGYRSGDARQMEQEIRALLAQR, from the coding sequence GTGGCCGCCCTCGTGGCGGTGCTCCTCGTCGCGGCCAGCGCCTTCGCGCTGCGGGCCGGCGAGCGAGCGCCCGAGATCGGTCTCAACGATCTGAACGGGAACCGGATCACCCTGGCCAGCCTGCGCGGCAAGGTCGTGCTCGTGGACTTCTGGGCTTCGTGGTGTGAGCCGTGCGCCGAGGAGATGCCCGTCCTCGAGCGCCTGTACACCCAGTACCGCAGCCAGGGCTTCGAGATCGTCGGGGTCTCCCAGGATCGCACCGAAGGCAACGTCCGCGGCTTCCTCCGCGAGCACCGGGTGAGCTTCCCGATCGTGCACGACGGGGCGCACGCCGTCGCGGGCCGCTACCGCCCGCCGCGCATGCCGTCGAGCTTCATCATCGACCGCAGCGGCGTCGTTCGACACGTGCACGAGGGCTACCGCTCCGGCGACGCCCGCCAGATGGAGCAGGAGATCCGCGCGCTCCTCGCGCAGCGCTGA
- a CDS encoding pirin family protein, translating into MTSELSRRRAIGLLAAGGAGLALGCDGESPRGRLARPSNRERPPADPTGGDAVLRVEPLTTPWQTQDPFLFCMHHDDDYPRGDARMGPAESLAGHRMGRDFDERLDWRMYHGEVVPGFPRHPHRGFETVTVVRRGLLDHSDSMGATARYGRGDVQWLTAGGGIQHAEMFPLLRADRDNPLELFQIWLNLPAVNKMVEPHFSMLWQPTIPARVTRDGAGRETRVTLVAGRMEGLAAPAPPPHSWASAAENHVGIFTIAMEPGARTVLPAAPDGVRRALYFFVGDGLRVGGRDVPARHHVAVRGASDLALEAGDTPAELVVLQGRPIGEPVARHGPFVMNTELEIRQAYADYQRTQFGGWPWPSPEPVHPRTHERFAMRPGGRVETPT; encoded by the coding sequence ATGACTTCGGAGCTCTCACGGCGGCGCGCGATCGGCTTGTTGGCGGCGGGCGGAGCGGGCCTGGCCCTCGGCTGCGACGGGGAGTCTCCGCGCGGCCGGCTGGCGCGTCCCTCCAACCGAGAGCGGCCGCCCGCCGATCCGACGGGAGGCGACGCCGTGCTCCGCGTCGAGCCGCTCACGACGCCCTGGCAGACGCAGGACCCTTTCCTGTTCTGCATGCATCACGACGACGACTACCCGCGGGGTGACGCGCGCATGGGGCCGGCGGAGTCGCTCGCGGGGCACCGCATGGGCCGGGACTTCGACGAGCGGCTCGACTGGCGCATGTACCACGGTGAGGTCGTGCCGGGCTTCCCGCGCCACCCGCACCGCGGCTTCGAGACGGTCACCGTCGTGCGCCGCGGGCTGCTCGATCACTCCGACTCGATGGGCGCCACCGCGCGCTACGGCCGCGGGGACGTGCAGTGGCTGACGGCGGGCGGCGGCATCCAGCACGCGGAGATGTTCCCGCTGCTGCGCGCCGACCGCGACAACCCCCTCGAGCTGTTCCAGATCTGGCTCAACCTGCCGGCCGTGAACAAGATGGTCGAGCCGCACTTCTCGATGCTCTGGCAGCCCACCATCCCCGCGCGCGTGACCCGTGACGGCGCCGGTCGCGAGACGCGCGTGACGCTGGTCGCGGGCCGCATGGAGGGTCTGGCCGCGCCCGCGCCGCCGCCTCACTCGTGGGCGTCGGCGGCCGAGAACCACGTCGGCATCTTCACGATCGCCATGGAGCCGGGCGCCCGGACCGTGCTCCCCGCCGCGCCCGACGGCGTACGACGCGCGCTCTACTTCTTCGTCGGCGACGGCCTGCGGGTGGGGGGACGAGACGTGCCGGCGCGGCACCACGTGGCGGTGCGCGGCGCGTCCGATCTCGCGCTGGAGGCGGGCGACACGCCGGCCGAGCTGGTCGTGCTCCAGGGGCGCCCCATCGGCGAGCCCGTCGCGCGCCACGGCCCGTTCGTGATGAACACGGAGCTCGAGATCCGCCAGGCCTACGCGGACTACCAGCGCACCCAGTTCGGGGGCTGGCCCTGGCCGAGCCCCGAGCCCGTGCACCCGCGCACCCACGAGCGCTTCGCGATGCGCCCCGGCGGCCGGGTCGAGACCCCCACCTGA
- a CDS encoding response regulator transcription factor: MWILVVGSPHVVEREQGGAQVLGELGCRVRKADLWDRLDAPEIVEDPPTAVLVEAIDEVDAGRAALMRLRGISALVDVPVLLAVTVNAIQSIKPSDAFDDVVLVPYVPVELYVRIRRAEWGRSEFESQERIKVGRVLLDVAAHEVEVDGRPVQLTQQEFALLRFLASNRGRVFSRQQLLERVWGVSYYGGSRTVDIHVRRLRMKLGKDALPIETVRGVGYKMKAP; the protein is encoded by the coding sequence ATGTGGATCCTCGTCGTCGGCTCGCCCCACGTCGTCGAACGCGAACAGGGCGGCGCCCAGGTCCTCGGCGAGCTGGGATGTCGGGTTCGCAAGGCGGATCTGTGGGACCGCCTCGACGCGCCGGAGATCGTCGAAGATCCGCCCACCGCGGTGCTCGTGGAGGCGATCGACGAGGTCGACGCGGGCCGCGCCGCGCTCATGCGCCTGCGCGGGATCAGCGCGCTGGTCGACGTCCCGGTGCTGCTCGCGGTGACCGTCAACGCCATCCAGAGCATCAAGCCCTCGGACGCCTTCGACGACGTCGTGCTCGTCCCCTACGTGCCGGTCGAGCTGTACGTGCGCATCCGTCGCGCCGAGTGGGGGCGCAGCGAGTTCGAGAGCCAGGAGCGCATCAAGGTCGGGCGGGTGCTCCTCGACGTCGCGGCGCACGAGGTGGAGGTCGACGGCCGCCCCGTGCAGCTCACCCAGCAGGAGTTCGCGCTCCTGCGCTTCCTCGCCAGCAACCGCGGCCGCGTCTTCTCGCGCCAGCAGCTGCTCGAGCGGGTCTGGGGCGTCAGCTACTACGGCGGCAGCCGCACCGTCGACATCCACGTCCGGCGCCTGCGCATGAAGCTCGGGAAGGACGCGCTGCCCATCGAGACCGTGCGCGGCGTCGGCTACAAGATGAAGGCTCCGTGA
- a CDS encoding PEGA domain-containing protein has product MKTRSSRLARCVAIAATLLAFGASAGLAQAQDDLPPAEPGEGQADDTQPEDLQATQRARQNFLAGIEHFRAHRYRDAIQSFQVAAQLVPSADLWFNIARSHEELSEYELAIEHYQRYLRDRVDPPDREQVEAHIESLRERAEAARAAAQSAPTEGTLRLSANRDGSEVQLDGASAGQTPWDQPRDVTPGRHRLAVLREGYVPFRSEVSVEAGVTTAAYADLVPETRYRAIRADRIFTWITWGLAVASLGVSIGLGVDAASRQQTDLAEARTVAAFSDVFLGSAIGLGVVGLILWFVEGRTVGTERITVSDEDATGVRGP; this is encoded by the coding sequence GTGAAGACTCGCTCGTCCCGGCTTGCTCGATGCGTCGCGATCGCCGCGACTCTCCTCGCGTTCGGCGCCTCTGCGGGGCTCGCCCAGGCGCAGGACGACCTGCCTCCGGCCGAGCCCGGGGAGGGGCAGGCCGACGACACGCAGCCGGAAGATCTCCAGGCGACCCAGCGGGCGCGCCAGAACTTCCTCGCCGGCATCGAGCACTTCCGCGCGCACCGCTATCGCGACGCGATCCAGAGCTTCCAGGTGGCCGCGCAGCTCGTGCCGAGCGCCGACCTCTGGTTCAACATCGCTCGCTCCCACGAGGAGCTGTCCGAGTACGAGCTGGCCATCGAGCACTACCAGCGGTACCTGCGAGACCGCGTCGACCCCCCAGACCGCGAGCAGGTCGAGGCCCACATCGAGTCGCTCCGCGAGCGCGCGGAGGCGGCGCGCGCGGCGGCCCAGTCGGCCCCCACCGAGGGCACCCTCCGGCTCAGCGCCAACCGCGACGGATCCGAAGTGCAGCTCGACGGCGCGTCCGCGGGCCAGACGCCCTGGGACCAGCCGCGCGACGTCACGCCGGGGCGCCACCGCCTCGCGGTCTTGCGCGAGGGCTACGTGCCGTTCCGCTCCGAGGTCAGCGTGGAGGCGGGCGTGACCACCGCCGCCTACGCCGACCTCGTCCCCGAGACCCGCTACCGCGCCATCCGCGCCGACCGGATCTTCACCTGGATCACCTGGGGCCTCGCGGTCGCGTCGCTGGGCGTGAGCATCGGCCTCGGCGTCGACGCCGCCTCCCGCCAGCAGACCGATCTCGCCGAGGCCCGCACCGTCGCGGCCTTCTCGGACGTGTTCCTCGGCAGCGCCATCGGCCTCGGCGTCGTCGGCCTGATCCTCTGGTTCGTCGAGGGCCGCACCGTCGGCACCGAGCGCATCACGGTCTCCGACGAAGACGCGACGGGCGTCCGCGGGCCCTAG
- the uvrA gene encoding excinuclease ABC subunit UvrA, which produces MTDLVVRGARQHNLRSVDVRIPRDRLTVVTGPSGSGKSSLAFDTIYAEGQRRYVESLSAYARQFLDQMPKPDVELIEGLSPAIAIRQQSASKNPRSTVGTVTEIYDHLRLLYARAGQAHCPVCDRPIEAFTIARMTDRVLALGEGTKLTIQAPIARPEGGDWARELDRLRKDGFVRVSLDGEVRDLGDDLAPDPDEDHTLEVQVDRISIRSGVRTRLSESLELATSLGDGRVRVVVRGGEELLMSERLACPEHGPVLAALTPQTFSFNSIEGACPTCHGLGEERTFDPARVVPDPSLSIAEGALAPWGKPKAPYHRAMTRQLTSALKVDLDKPWKKLSKRHRTQILDGAKDWKGVLALLEQRAEDYAQRKREQGADPEGAIEFLEEELGRFVERRRCTECGGARLRKEALAVTVGGRNIREVTGMSVADARVFFDALELEGQRAEIADRLVREVRARLGFLVDVGLGYLSLERKAATLSGGEAQRIRLATQIGSALVGVLYVLDEPSIGLHPRDNARLIETLTRLRDAGNTVLVVEHDPDTLRAADHVIDMGPGAGRLGGEVVAEGTPAEIAKSEVSSTGRYLRGEIAETPSSRRRASGWLTLKAARTHNLRGDTVKIPLGVLTAFTGVSGSGKSSLVIDTLLPILRAALHDASVGPIDAKLEGLDQLDKVIAIDQAPIGRTPRSNPATYSGVFGPIRELFASLPDARARGWGAGRFSFNVKGGRCEACSGDGVLRVSMSFLPDVFVTCEQCGGSRYDRETLEVRYRGHSIADVLAMTVEEALELLEVIPKIRDKLKALVDVGLGYVHLGQSATTLSGGEAQRLKLAKELARKATGRTLYVLDEPTTGLHFTDVEVLLAALEDLVAQGNSVLVIEHDLDVIRRADHVIDLGPEGGDGGGAVVVSGTPEEVAACEASHTGRHLRPILSA; this is translated from the coding sequence TTGACCGATCTCGTGGTGCGCGGGGCCCGGCAGCACAACCTCCGCTCGGTCGACGTGCGCATCCCGCGCGACCGGCTGACCGTGGTCACCGGCCCGAGCGGCTCGGGCAAGTCGTCGCTCGCCTTCGACACCATCTACGCCGAGGGGCAGCGCCGCTACGTTGAGTCGCTGAGCGCCTACGCGCGGCAGTTCCTCGACCAGATGCCCAAGCCGGACGTGGAGCTGATCGAGGGGCTCTCGCCCGCCATCGCCATCCGCCAGCAGAGCGCGAGCAAGAACCCGCGGAGCACCGTCGGCACCGTCACCGAGATCTACGATCACCTCCGCCTGCTGTACGCGCGCGCGGGCCAGGCCCACTGCCCGGTCTGCGATCGTCCGATCGAGGCGTTCACCATCGCTCGCATGACCGACCGGGTGCTCGCGCTCGGGGAGGGCACGAAGCTCACCATCCAGGCGCCGATCGCGCGGCCCGAGGGCGGCGACTGGGCGCGCGAGCTGGATCGGCTGCGCAAGGATGGCTTCGTCCGGGTCAGCCTCGACGGTGAGGTGCGCGATCTCGGCGACGACCTCGCGCCCGATCCGGACGAGGACCACACGCTCGAGGTGCAGGTGGACCGCATCTCCATCCGGAGCGGCGTGCGCACCCGGCTGAGCGAGTCGCTGGAGCTCGCCACCTCGCTCGGGGACGGGCGCGTGCGCGTCGTCGTCCGGGGCGGCGAGGAGCTGCTGATGAGCGAGCGGCTCGCCTGCCCGGAGCACGGCCCGGTGCTGGCGGCGCTGACCCCGCAGACCTTCTCGTTCAACAGCATCGAGGGCGCGTGCCCGACCTGTCACGGGCTCGGCGAGGAGCGCACCTTCGACCCGGCGCGCGTCGTGCCCGATCCCTCGCTGTCCATCGCGGAGGGCGCGCTCGCCCCGTGGGGCAAGCCGAAGGCGCCCTATCACCGCGCGATGACCCGGCAGCTCACCTCGGCGCTGAAGGTCGACCTCGACAAGCCGTGGAAGAAGCTGAGCAAGCGGCACCGCACGCAGATCCTCGACGGCGCCAAGGACTGGAAGGGCGTGCTCGCGCTCCTCGAGCAGCGCGCGGAGGACTACGCGCAGCGCAAGCGCGAGCAGGGCGCCGACCCCGAGGGCGCGATCGAGTTCCTGGAGGAGGAGCTGGGGCGCTTCGTCGAGCGGCGTCGGTGCACCGAGTGCGGCGGCGCGCGGCTGCGCAAGGAGGCGCTCGCGGTCACGGTGGGCGGGCGCAACATCCGCGAGGTCACCGGGATGAGCGTGGCCGACGCGCGCGTGTTCTTCGACGCGCTGGAGCTCGAGGGGCAGCGCGCCGAGATCGCCGACCGGCTGGTGCGGGAGGTGCGCGCGCGCCTCGGCTTCCTGGTCGACGTCGGGCTCGGCTACCTGAGCCTGGAGCGCAAGGCGGCGACCCTGAGCGGCGGTGAGGCGCAGCGCATCCGGCTCGCCACGCAGATCGGCTCCGCGCTGGTCGGGGTGCTCTACGTGCTCGACGAGCCCTCGATCGGGCTCCACCCGCGCGACAACGCGCGCCTCATCGAGACCCTGACCCGGCTGCGCGACGCGGGGAACACGGTGCTGGTGGTGGAGCACGACCCGGACACGCTCCGGGCCGCCGACCACGTCATCGACATGGGGCCCGGCGCGGGGCGACTCGGCGGCGAGGTCGTGGCCGAGGGCACGCCGGCCGAGATCGCGAAGAGCGAGGTGTCGTCGACCGGGCGCTACCTGCGGGGCGAGATCGCGGAGACGCCTTCGAGTCGGCGGCGCGCGAGCGGGTGGCTGACCCTGAAGGCCGCGCGCACCCACAACCTGCGCGGCGACACCGTGAAGATCCCGCTCGGCGTGCTGACCGCGTTCACGGGGGTGAGCGGCTCGGGCAAGTCGTCGCTGGTGATCGACACGCTGCTGCCGATCCTGCGCGCGGCCCTTCACGACGCGAGCGTCGGTCCCATCGACGCGAAGCTCGAGGGGCTCGATCAGCTCGACAAGGTGATCGCCATCGACCAGGCGCCGATCGGGCGGACGCCGCGCAGCAACCCCGCGACCTACTCGGGCGTCTTCGGCCCGATCCGCGAGCTCTTCGCCTCGCTCCCTGACGCGCGCGCCCGCGGCTGGGGCGCGGGTCGCTTCAGCTTCAACGTCAAAGGCGGCCGCTGCGAGGCGTGCTCCGGCGACGGAGTGCTGCGGGTCTCGATGAGCTTCCTGCCGGACGTCTTCGTCACCTGCGAGCAGTGCGGCGGGAGCCGCTACGACCGCGAGACGCTCGAGGTGCGCTACCGCGGTCACAGCATCGCCGACGTGCTCGCGATGACGGTCGAGGAGGCGCTCGAGCTGCTCGAGGTGATCCCGAAGATCCGCGACAAGCTGAAGGCGCTCGTCGACGTGGGGCTCGGCTACGTGCACCTCGGCCAGTCGGCGACGACCCTGAGCGGCGGCGAGGCCCAGCGCTTGAAGCTCGCGAAGGAGCTCGCGCGCAAGGCCACCGGGCGGACCCTCTACGTGCTCGACGAGCCGACCACGGGCCTGCACTTCACCGACGTCGAGGTGCTGCTCGCGGCGCTCGAGGACCTCGTCGCGCAGGGCAACAGCGTGCTGGTGATCGAGCACGACCTCGACGTGATCCGGCGCGCCGACCACGTCATCGATCTCGGCCCGGAGGGCGGCGACGGCGGCGGCGCGGTCGTGGTCAGCGGCACCCCCGAGGAGGTCGCCGCGTGCGAGGCGTCGCACACCGGCCGACACCTCCGGCCCATCCTGAGCGCGTGA
- a CDS encoding AMP-binding protein: MSGAGDGWIDRARAAARVAFRSGLAFDARPSALVELARVRLAGPLGLPALFRVHAASRGDETAIVYEGRALSWRALDERVDRLAAGLAARCGVGPGDAGLLVLHNRPEVLEAQGALARLGGAAVSVSWRSTEEELKYLASHSGAKVVFVEPELADRVRDLGIAQECVITVGPAEDAPDGVTAYERLVRDAHPTRRDGEEGSVVIYTSGTTGKPKGAVRTFPKEMIWAMLHVFDELPVRVDDRHLAVCPMYHSTAFGFIGFTLTLGGAVVIERGFDPERFLALVERERITTTALVPTMLHRLLELPASVRRRYDTRSLRAVFSGGAPLSGALAERAIAELGHVLYNFYGSTETGLNTLATPEELLRSPGTIGHLIAGNEARLLDDAGREVAPGETGELYVKNTMLVSGYHRDDEATRASMRDGFFSVGDLAHVDRHGLFHIDGRKRDMIISGGVNVYPAEVEEVLHRHPEVAEVAVVGVPDDEWGERVRACVVPRALPFDEADFIAWSRRQLAGPKVPREVIVLDELPKNPTGKVLKRDLRAAARD, translated from the coding sequence ATGAGCGGAGCGGGGGACGGCTGGATCGACAGGGCGCGGGCGGCCGCGCGCGTGGCGTTCCGCAGCGGTCTCGCGTTCGACGCGCGCCCGAGCGCGCTGGTGGAGCTGGCCCGCGTCCGGCTCGCCGGCCCCCTCGGCCTCCCCGCGCTGTTCCGCGTCCACGCCGCCTCGCGCGGGGACGAGACGGCGATCGTCTACGAGGGACGCGCCCTCTCCTGGCGCGCGCTCGACGAGCGCGTGGATCGACTGGCCGCGGGTCTGGCCGCGCGCTGCGGCGTGGGCCCGGGCGACGCGGGCCTGCTCGTGCTCCACAACCGCCCCGAGGTCCTCGAGGCGCAGGGCGCGCTGGCGCGGCTCGGCGGCGCGGCGGTGAGCGTGAGCTGGCGCTCCACGGAAGAGGAGCTGAAGTACCTGGCCTCGCACTCGGGCGCGAAGGTCGTGTTCGTCGAGCCGGAGCTCGCCGATCGCGTCCGGGATCTAGGCATCGCGCAGGAGTGCGTCATCACCGTCGGGCCCGCCGAGGACGCCCCCGACGGCGTCACCGCCTACGAGCGGCTCGTGCGAGACGCGCACCCCACCCGACGCGACGGCGAGGAGGGCTCGGTCGTCATCTACACCAGCGGGACGACGGGCAAGCCGAAGGGCGCCGTGCGCACGTTCCCCAAGGAGATGATCTGGGCGATGCTGCACGTCTTCGACGAGCTGCCCGTCCGGGTCGACGATCGCCACCTCGCGGTCTGCCCGATGTACCACTCGACCGCGTTCGGCTTCATCGGCTTCACCCTGACGCTCGGCGGCGCCGTCGTCATCGAGCGCGGCTTCGACCCGGAGCGCTTCCTGGCGCTGGTCGAGCGCGAGCGCATCACCACGACCGCGCTCGTCCCGACCATGCTGCACCGGCTCCTCGAGCTGCCCGCGTCGGTCCGCCGGCGCTACGACACGCGCAGCCTGCGGGCGGTCTTCTCCGGCGGCGCGCCGCTGTCGGGGGCGCTCGCGGAGCGCGCGATCGCCGAGCTGGGCCACGTGCTCTACAACTTCTACGGCTCGACGGAGACGGGGCTCAACACGCTCGCGACGCCGGAGGAGCTGCTGCGCTCTCCCGGCACCATCGGCCACCTCATCGCAGGCAACGAGGCGCGCTTGCTCGACGACGCGGGGCGAGAGGTCGCGCCCGGGGAGACGGGCGAGCTCTACGTGAAGAACACGATGCTCGTCTCGGGCTACCACCGGGACGACGAGGCCACGCGCGCGTCGATGCGGGACGGCTTCTTCTCGGTCGGCGACCTCGCCCACGTCGACCGGCACGGCCTGTTCCACATCGACGGCCGCAAGCGCGACATGATCATCAGCGGGGGCGTCAACGTGTATCCGGCCGAGGTCGAGGAGGTGCTGCACCGGCACCCCGAGGTGGCCGAGGTCGCGGTGGTCGGCGTGCCCGACGACGAGTGGGGCGAGCGCGTGCGCGCGTGCGTCGTGCCGCGCGCCCTCCCCTTCGACGAGGCCGACTTCATCGCGTGGAGCCGCCGCCAGCTCGCCGGCCCGAAGGTCCCGCGCGAGGTGATCGTCCTGGACGAGCTGCCGAAGAACCCCACCGGCAAGGTGCTCAAGCGCGATCTGCGCGCCGCGGCCCGGGACTGA
- a CDS encoding 4-hydroxythreonine-4-phosphate dehydrogenase PdxA, protein MSLAKKPLLVPTGDPAGVGPEISLKAAGGCGWPCVLFGDAARLAGSGLEIVDTGALPEAVVSAAGPTDAGGRAQLAALDAAIDRALAGEGRAIVTAPTSKAAIERSGVAFTGQTEHLARRAGLADDDVTMMFLGPRLRVALATTHLSLRAVPDAITVPRVKRAILHLADALTRLGYARPSIVVGALNPHAGEDGLFGTEDRDVIAAAVEAARSETDARVSGPTGAETAFRRASAGEVDGVVAMFHDQATIASKLLDWGEAVNVTWGLPFVRTSVDHGVAYDAVGRADPAGMEAALRMALALTEGER, encoded by the coding sequence GTGAGCCTCGCGAAGAAGCCGCTCCTCGTCCCGACGGGCGACCCCGCCGGCGTCGGCCCCGAGATCAGCCTGAAGGCGGCCGGCGGCTGCGGCTGGCCCTGCGTGCTGTTCGGTGACGCCGCGCGGCTCGCGGGGAGCGGGCTCGAGATCGTCGACACCGGCGCCCTGCCGGAGGCGGTGGTGAGCGCGGCGGGCCCCACCGACGCCGGGGGCCGCGCCCAGCTGGCGGCGCTCGACGCGGCGATCGACCGCGCCCTGGCGGGGGAGGGGCGCGCCATCGTGACCGCGCCCACGAGCAAGGCCGCCATCGAGCGGAGCGGCGTCGCCTTCACGGGACAGACCGAGCACCTCGCGCGCCGCGCCGGCCTCGCCGACGACGACGTGACGATGATGTTCCTCGGCCCGCGCCTTCGGGTCGCGCTCGCCACGACGCACCTGTCCCTGCGCGCCGTCCCGGACGCGATCACCGTGCCGCGCGTGAAGCGCGCCATCCTGCACCTCGCGGACGCGCTGACGCGCCTCGGGTACGCGCGGCCGTCCATCGTGGTCGGCGCGCTGAACCCGCACGCGGGCGAGGACGGGCTCTTCGGCACCGAGGACCGCGACGTCATCGCGGCCGCGGTCGAGGCGGCGCGGAGCGAGACCGACGCGCGGGTGTCGGGCCCGACCGGCGCCGAGACCGCCTTCCGGCGCGCGAGCGCGGGGGAGGTCGACGGCGTGGTGGCGATGTTCCACGACCAGGCGACGATCGCGTCCAAGCTGCTCGACTGGGGCGAGGCGGTGAACGTGACCTGGGGCCTCCCGTTCGTGCGCACGAGCGTCGATCACGGGGTGGCCTACGACGCCGTCGGCCGCGCGGACCCGGCGGGCATGGAGGCGGCGCTGCGGATGGCGCTGGCGCTGACGGAGGGCGAGCGTTGA
- a CDS encoding acetate--CoA ligase family protein, which translates to MSRSRAERPAVSARWRVWCDEAELAVECARAAEAIGLDLEPSIDPGAAERCRAATADGERVALALARPPQAGALVELATAARLAERAVPVALVTGDPESDRLRWLAGDLGLVAVGEIEPLLAALALLDTRSAHPWTASTRRLTPLDRKRLGDDAITTGRGGGRLLRADEGRLGWASKGTDPSAVLGSPRAVGEALRACRLRTLAMPPARAVMEGVDRAAVQEVIFGPPRALSDPASKAALDPYGLPMPIEELCTSPSRAASEAARLGFPVRISLASPDLRLWDHPDLAVDGVDNAARVRDVYRQIMAMASERQPDARLLGVHVTATTTSQAMLRVVAEPLPDGLVLAEIGFADPHGRASDDRTVTVLPASVDAIERVLGRLAGAPLVLGGGAAARRAAVHAICDTLLRLAAFVDEHRAEVERVELNPMALLLDGATEVREACVTVGDAFLRTLESPRPLGEM; encoded by the coding sequence GTGTCCCGGTCGCGAGCGGAGCGCCCCGCGGTGAGCGCGCGCTGGCGTGTCTGGTGCGATGAGGCCGAGCTCGCGGTCGAGTGCGCCCGCGCCGCCGAGGCGATCGGGCTCGACCTCGAGCCGTCCATCGATCCCGGCGCGGCGGAGCGATGCCGGGCCGCGACCGCGGACGGGGAGCGAGTGGCCCTGGCGCTCGCCCGACCGCCCCAGGCGGGCGCGCTGGTCGAGCTGGCCACGGCGGCCCGGCTCGCCGAGCGGGCCGTACCGGTCGCGCTGGTCACGGGCGATCCCGAGAGCGACCGCCTGCGCTGGCTGGCGGGCGACCTCGGCCTCGTCGCGGTCGGCGAGATCGAGCCCCTGCTCGCCGCGCTCGCGCTGCTCGACACGCGCTCCGCGCATCCCTGGACCGCGTCCACGCGTCGCCTGACGCCGCTGGACCGCAAGCGGCTGGGGGACGACGCCATCACCACCGGCCGCGGCGGGGGCCGCCTGCTCCGCGCCGACGAGGGACGCCTGGGCTGGGCGTCGAAGGGGACGGATCCGAGCGCGGTCCTGGGCTCGCCGCGCGCGGTGGGCGAGGCCCTCCGGGCGTGCCGCCTTCGCACGCTGGCGATGCCGCCCGCGCGGGCGGTCATGGAGGGGGTCGATCGGGCCGCGGTGCAGGAGGTGATCTTCGGACCCCCGCGCGCGCTGTCGGACCCCGCCAGCAAGGCCGCGCTCGATCCGTACGGGCTCCCGATGCCAATCGAGGAGTTGTGCACGAGCCCGTCGCGCGCCGCGAGCGAGGCGGCGCGGCTCGGCTTCCCGGTCCGGATCTCGCTCGCCAGCCCGGATCTGCGCTTGTGGGACCACCCGGATCTCGCCGTGGACGGCGTCGACAACGCGGCCCGCGTCCGCGACGTCTATCGACAGATCATGGCGATGGCGAGCGAGCGTCAGCCCGACGCGCGGCTCCTGGGCGTCCACGTGACGGCGACCACGACATCGCAAGCGATGCTGCGGGTCGTCGCGGAGCCGCTGCCCGACGGCCTGGTGCTCGCGGAGATCGGGTTCGCCGATCCCCACGGCCGCGCGTCGGACGACCGCACCGTGACGGTGCTGCCCGCGAGCGTCGACGCGATCGAGCGCGTGCTGGGACGGCTGGCGGGCGCGCCGCTGGTGCTGGGTGGAGGGGCCGCCGCCCGTCGCGCCGCGGTGCACGCGATCTGCGACACCCTGCTCCGGCTCGCCGCCTTCGTGGACGAGCATCGCGCCGAGGTGGAGCGGGTGGAGCTGAACCCGATGGCGCTCCTCCTGGACGGCGCGACCGAGGTCCGCGAGGCCTGCGTCACCGTCGGTGACGCGTTCCTACGAACGCTCGAATCGCCCCGCCCGCTCGGCGAGATGTGA